A window of Plasmodium malariae genome assembly, chromosome: 5 contains these coding sequences:
- the PmUG01_05020000 gene encoding conserved Plasmodium protein, unknown function, with product MMQKKIKLQTLQNLQRVLSPLRTNCFSFKKRFYHINDLKLENQFIISKKNYTLFCKNFEGLSLSNNYNNIMNIEKKEHGENYVSKHNEHVHFFSSDVNTYVSFNMCKENEHNENYKDKTSKGVDRNNEDWVERTGKEELDVKERESENIINLKKEKRKKVKKKKLIIGGNRDEELTNKPNVKKGEEVKMSENSGSGNSSGNGCGSDSAIYDRRKKRKGSEKKIKKVDGKKKADREENKKDNYSNTGDFKNDIMTTNEVNKKKKKKNNNNNNNNNNNNNKRVIKLNADKNNIKKSSGKCADKNEFEMGDTSLEVNGNFNKEEYFNKFQQIGLKNNILINKLNKVEDICNFVIENKSSIRFENIYAYNNFLYEIYDKFSNSDIKKVKKLIKNYNKLTNKKLQRKIKYFEYFYDICPREYKEVLTCLFIQSLDILKGEDISNTFYYDQIISSNKDGEGSCTVEEEFTSSEKINNSKCRSTSMRSNDYSFNDSANNSNIIIDDYDDNNFEENEENYHVKKYAQNESNINNKIIYEIDVNMSPKKETKNSMNENNFIIVYNLPIISYDLLREELKETFSFCGKIKSIEFFNDRLKTVDINILNSEVNSDDLKHKAVVTGDKLGKKLKLKGENKLRETNKTRNTNNSASKKGRKDMKNSLKPSTYTQLYGIIEFYDEKSAELATSDFIRIFGIFCYKKLIYVDKCVNKNIMIITHLPFHQNIYNILYMLLNAALCKFDVLSAEKKNEAEHIGNSKSENFNNNVNVNGNGNSNGNSNGNSNGNSNGNNNSSGNNNSSGNNNSSGNNNSSGNNNGSGNNNSSGNNNSSGNNNSNRNGSNKNSGSSIIANDEKNELHSNDNRSRANAERNSNSNFTDEDCKKVAYDNRSCDRLMNMCIQEDKEDIREGNNHKKHIDKGEIFKCQFSLRNSNIKIESSEHIAANGMHTYSSGTSSCNRGSSSNDSSNSCIYDYIYNISKKNFFKFKKENSIALETNKKNNNGTTSDEKNNNFESFADFYQNKNKKMKMRKVSMSNNGRTLILNFNNFTDLYECLKKFKYIFKNKNCMIFSLNLRRCIYLNGAIKDHVQVKSWKNRIGIKTDA from the exons ATGATgcaaaaaaagataaagctGCAAACGTTGCAAAATCTGCAGAGAGTTTTATCGCCCTTAAGGACAAACTGCtttagttttaaaaaaagattttatcatataaatgACCTTAAGTTGGAAAACcaatttattataagtaagaaaaattatacgcttttttgcaaaaattttGAAGGTTTATCATTAAGTAATAACTATAATAACATTatgaatatagaaaaaaaagagcatgGAGAAAATTATGTTAGTAAACATAATGAACATGTGCATTTTTTTAGTTCAGACGTAAACACCTATGTATCATTTAATATGTGCAAAGAAAATGAGCacaatgaaaattataaagacAAAACTAGTAAAGGGGTTGATCGTAATAATGAGGACTGGGTCGAGAGAACAGGGAAAGAGGAGTTGGACGTTAAAGAAAGAGAAAgcgaaaatattattaatttaaagaaagaaaagagaaaaaaagtgaaaaagaaaaagctaATAATAGGTGGGAACAGAGATGAGGAATTAACAAATAAGCCTAATGTGAAGAAGGGGGAGGAAGTAAAAATGAGCGAAAATAGTGGAAGTGGAAATAGTAGTGGCAATGGATGTGGAAGCGACAGTGCCATATATGACAGGAGAAAAAAACGCAAAGGctcggaaaaaaaaattaaaaaagtagaCGGGAAAAAAAAGGCAGATAGggaagaaaacaaaaaggaCAACTACTCTAACACAGGAGACTTCAAAAATGACATCATGACAACTAACGAagtgaataaaaaaaaaaaaaaaaaa aataataataataataataataataataataataataataaacgagtgattaaattaaatgcagataagaataatattaaaaagtcaAGTGGGAAATGCGCTGATAAGAATGAGTTTGAAATGGGGGACACTTCATTAGAAGTAAAtggaaattttaataaagaggagtattttaacaaatttcaACAAATaggattaaaaaataatatcttAATAAACAAGTTGAATAAAGTAGaagatatatgtaattttgttATTGAGAATAAGTCTTCCATAcgatttgaaaatatatatgcatacaataattttttatatgaaatttatgataaattttcaaactcagatattaaaaaggtaaaaaaattaattaagaattataataaattaaccaataaaaaattacaaagaaaaataaaatactttgaatatttttatgatatatgtCCAAGGGAATATAAGGAGGTACTGACTTGCCTGTTTATTCAGTCActtgatatattaaaagggGAAGATATTAgcaatacattttattatgacCAAATAATAAGTAGCAATAAAGATGGTGAGGGGAGTTGTACAGTGGAAGAAGAATTTACAAGTtcggaaaaaataaataacagcAAATGCAGAAGCACGAGCATGAGGAGTAACGACTACAGTTTTAACGACAGCGCTAACAACAGTAATATTATCATTGACGATTATGATGATAACAATTTTGAGGAAAACGAAGAAAATTACcacgtaaaaaaatatgcacaaaATGAATCcaatattaacaataaaattatatacgaAATTGATGTGAATATGTCTCCAAAAAAAGAGACAAAAAATAGtatgaatgaaaataattttataattgtttataACCTACCTATAATAAGTTATGACTTGTTAAGGGAAGAATTGAAAGAGACTTTCTCCTTTTGTGGTAAAATAAAGAGCatagaattttttaatgatcgTCTAAAAACGGTAGATATAAACATACTAAATAGTGAAGTTAATTCTGATGATCTGAAACATAAAGCAGTTGTTACAGGGGACAAGTTAGGTAAGAAGTTGAAGTTAAAAGGTGAGAACAAGTTACGTGAGACGAATAAGACGAGGAATACCAATAATAGCGCAAGCAAAAAAGGACGGAAGGATATgaaaaattcattaaaacCAAGCACTTACACTCAGCTATATGGAATCATAGAATTCTATGATGAAAAGTCAGCAGAATTAGCTACTAGCGattttataagaatttttggtatattttgttataagaaattaatatatgttgaTAAGTGcgttaacaaaaatattatgataataacGCATCTACCGTTtcatcaaaatatatataatattttgtacatGTTATTGAACGCTGCTTTATGTAAATTTGACGTTTTGAGTGCAGAAAAGAAGAATGAGGCTGAACATATAGGTAACTCCAAAAGTGAGAATTTCAACAATAATGTTAATGTTAATGGTAATGGTAATAGTAATGGTAATAGTAATGGTAATAGTAATGGTAATagtaatggtaataataatagtagtggtaataataatagtagtggtaataataatagtagtggtaataataatagtagtggtaataataatggtagtggtaataataatagtagtggtaataataatagtagtggtaataataatagtaatagaaATGGAAGTAATAAGAACAGTGGATCATCAATTATTGCTAACGACGAAAAAAACGAATTACATAGTAATGATAATAGGAGCAGGGCTAATGCAGAAAGGAACAGCAATAGTAATTTTACTGACGAAGATTGCAAGAAGGTTGCTTATGATAATAGATCCTGTGATAGACTGATGAATATGTGTATTCAGGAGGACAAAGAAGATATTAGAGAGGGTAACAATCATAAGAAGCATATTGATAAGggagaaatatttaaatgccAATTTAGCCTAAGAAATAGTAACATTAAAATTGAAAGTAGTGAACATATTGCGGCTAATGGTATGCACACATATAGCAGCGGTACTAGTAGCTGCAACCGCGGTAGCAGCAGTAACGATAGTAGTAATTCATGTatttatgattatatatacaatatttcgaagaagaatttttttaaatttaaaaaagagaacAGTATTGCGTtggaaacaaataaaaaaaataataatggtaCTACATCAGATGAAAAGAATAACAACTTTGAATCTTTTGCCGACTTTtaccaaaataaaaataagaaaatgaaaatgagaaAAGTGAGCATGAGTAATAATGGAAGAACTctaattttgaattttaataattttacagaTCTTTATGAATGCTTGaagaaatttaaatatatttttaaaaataaaaattgtatgattttttccttaaacCTAAGGAGgtgcatttatttaaatggtGCAATTAAGGATCATGTTCAGGTGAAAAGTTGGAAGAATCGAATAGGCATAAAAACCGACGCATGA
- the PmUG01_05020100 gene encoding conserved Plasmodium protein, unknown function — protein sequence MWNIFANEDLSLHIEKKEEENFAKNKIGKRKMFEKVSHKNILTKSGSHGSAFSQYDSKIMNKSLDMKIKELRKSFRKKYRIVRTQLLKLVKILKQFPEIESTNGLEVGNNDHIEGCDSNNIEKQSGNNNTEEGVNSKLEVKGRNSIDGKGSNSVEGNGSNNVEGNGSNNVEGNGSNNVEGNGSNNVEGNGSNNVEGNGSNNVEEKSSNPVDGKGRNKKATVSIELIKKLNKIIGKIDIEQLKWKKRTKKKKHKYRNEEESFKNNGREMSFSTKSFVVPQKNNDTYRRNVKNIMKKSYARRSLLLSSTNYMKKFSQKNLYENAGLVYSNNNIRNNYYMNHQNKKQMNSNFYNDTDNVLVTDFYMYSTLNASYNRLNSVKKRKVLQMLKGNMNNSAGSNNIDNNNYNTCRYKNYGNQCKNFRKKGSIITGSNNLENNIHSNNFRNISYAYNYNGGMLNYLPQYMPNITEGFNAQNKNMPSEEEKKKKKKKKKKKINLSYKKKVNKYVKEEKIRGLLRTATNEDELLKAINFAKNAGLHFEARLGDKKLTKLKLEGYGKYSSGF from the coding sequence ATGTGGAACATATTTGCAAACGAAGACTTATCATTACATAtcgaaaaaaaggaagaagaaaattttgcaaaaaacaaaattggaaagagaaaaatgttCGAAAAAGTAAGTCACAAAAATATTCTGACCAAGTCAGGTTCTCACGGTTCGGCATTTTCTCAATATGATAGCAAAATAATGAACAAGTCATTagatatgaaaataaaagaattaagaAAAAGTTTCCGAAAAAAGTACAGGATTGTACGAACACAATTATTGAAGctagtaaaaatattgaagCAATTCCCTGAAATTGAATCTACCAATGGTTTGGAAGTGGGCAATAATGACCACATAGAAGGATGTGATAGTAACAACATAGAAAAACAaagtggtaataataatacggAAGAAGGTGTAAATAGTAAATTAGAGGTAAAAGGGAGAAATAGCATAGACGGAAAAGGAAGTAACAGCGTGGAAGGGAATGGAAGTAACAACGTGGAAGGGAATGGAAGTAACAACGTGGAAGGGAATGGAAGTAACAACGTGGAAGGGAATGGAAGTAACAACGTGGAGGGGAATGGAAGTAACAACGTGGAGGGGAATGGAAGTAACAACGTGGAAGAAAAAAGCAGCAACCCCGTGGATGGAAAAGGCAGAAACAAAAAGGCAACTGTTAGTATTGAATTAATTAAGAAGCTTAACAAGATAATTGGCAAAATAGATATAGAGCAACTAAAATGGaagaaaagaacaaaaaaaaaaaagcataagtacagaaatgaagaagaaaGTTTTAAGAATAATGGAAGAGAAATGAGTTTTTCCACCAAGTCTTTTGTTGTGCCTCAAAAGAATAATGACACATATAGAAGGaacgtaaaaaatataatgaaaaaaagttatGCTAGAAGAAGTTTATTACTAAGTTCAACTAAttacatgaaaaaatttagCCAGAAAAATCTTTACGAAAATGCAGGATTGGTATATAGTAACAacaatataagaaataattattatatgaatcatcaaaataaaaaacaaatgaatagcaatttttataatgacaCAGATAATGTCTTAGTAACCGACTTTTATATGTACTCAACGTTAAATGCAAGTTATAACCGATTAAATTCTgtgaaaaagagaaaagtgTTACAAATGTTAAAAGGAAATATGAACAACAGTGCAGGTAGTAATAATATCGATAACAACAACTACAACACTTGTAGATATAAAAACTATGGAAATCAATGTAagaattttagaaaaaaaggaagtatTATTACGGGAAgtaataatttagaaaataacaTACACAGTAACAATTTTCGCAATATATCTTATGCTTACAATTATAACGGTGGTATGCTGAATTACCTACCTCAGTATATGCCCAACATAACGGAAGGTTTCAAcgcacaaaataaaaatatgccatcagaagaagaaaaaaaaaaaaaaaaaaaaaaaaaaaaaaaaaaaattaatttaagttataaaaaaaaagtaaataaatacgtAAAGGAGGAAAAAATTAGAGGCCTCTTAAGAACAGCAACAAATGAAGACGAATTGCTCAAGGCTATAAATTTCGCAAAAAATGCAGGTCTACATTTTGAGGCAAGATTAGGTGATAAGAAATTGACCAAGTTGAAGCTCGAAGGTTATGGAAAATATAGTTCAGGTTTTTAA
- the PmUG01_05020200 gene encoding conserved Plasmodium protein, unknown function has protein sequence MILSRIFLLSLFFFLKNIINCQSFLPVSYATHQLYSFDKVTPHEIKRNLKNTVGNFIARKLKDIKSKFNSYKNYVHDGDMDNDNNNNGYNSNNNDITKHDYNESLGEEVKSLLQQARNKRKLSKKIKESYERALKNLQKRKNDNSGDYNDNDEKTSKILQHNLEQINYLNKKSNYLENRAEELKKYLKISTNQNYEQVNNCNISKTGKLKFVSSSNGLKHSIDNVEGKINNNGFTIFYKKKKKITYIWSVLELPIKLIGNVQQCFLFEYKNSNQIFCADNSLKSASWINALTEGSLCSNFGIKGVLVNINDINNKLMKMKKIDEDMVTVDIKSEDEGSTHVLVNGKEQKGEGNNNVINLNNIKKKMEEEKRSKKKEEEKEEEKEEEKEGRDEVAEDEETEDKLTEVQKEQDDNLINDE, from the coding sequence ATGATCTTATCGCGCATATTCCTGTTAtccctctttttttttctaaagaatataataaattgtcAATCCTTTTTACCAGTATCTTATGCAACTCATCAGTTATACTCATTTGATAAGGTAACCCCCcatgaaataaaaaggaatttaaaaaatactgtCGGTAATTTCATAGctagaaaattaaaagacattaaaagtaaatttaatagttacaaaaattatgtacatgATGGGGATATGGATAAtgataacaacaataatggttataatagtaataataatgatataacaAAGCACGATTATAATGAATCATTAGGAGAAGAAGTAAAATCGTTACTACAACAAgcaagaaataaaagaaaattatcaaaaaaaataaaagaatctTATGAACGcgcattaaaaaatttacaaaaaaggaaaaatgataACAGTGGTGATTACAATGACAATGATGAAAAAACtagtaaaattttacaaCATAACCtagaacaaataaattatttaaataagaaatccaattatttagaaaacagagcagaagaattaaaaaagtatttaaaaattagtaCGAatcaaaattatgaacaagttaataattgtaatatttctaaaacaggaaaattaaaatttgtgTCATCATCCAACGGTCTGAAACATTCAATTGATAATGTTgagggaaaaataaataataatggatttactatattttacaaaaaaaaaaaaaaaattacttatatatggAGTGTTTTAGAGTTACCTATAAAACTAATTGGAAATGTTCAACAGTGTTTTTTATtcgaatataaaaatagcaaTCAAATTTTTTGTGCTGATAATAGCTTGAAGAGTGCATCTTGGATCAACGCTTTAACCGAAGGATCCCTTTGCTCAAATTTTGGAATAAAAGGAGTGTTAGTCAACATAAacgatattaataataaattaatgaaaatgaaaaaaatagatgaaGATATGGTAACTGTTGATATAAAATCCGAGGATGAGGGGTCAACACATGTCTTGGTTAATGGCAAGGAACAAAAGGGAGAAGGAAATAACAACGTGATTAATTTGAacaatattaagaaaaaaatggaagaagAGAAGAggagcaaaaaaaaagaggaagaaaaagaggaagaaaaagaggaagaaaaagaGGGTAGAGATGAAGTGGCGGAAGATGAAGAGACAGAAGACAAATTGACGGAAGTGCAAAAAGAACAAGATGACAACCTAATAAATgatgaatga
- the PmUG01_05020300 gene encoding conserved Plasmodium protein, unknown function: MRTILFISIICLVAICNGHRNFPKRNNYLQYLRSQTFMQEKAKNKKLNENYSEDINEFDEYEADESEWVRDDEKRGKGIQRKGSIYNTRENDDDRKDENKLVFKNIEKELNSIEVLNDERKVNLTGGGRECSVNEKGTLDVSINSSDIFNLNKYMVEITSSSILIKELNNDKVVVKDLPFKHIKLPIETIEETRECWNIKLIKEKILFCEKKKEDRDRWITNILKALFCYNSNNLTIEEWNKDINTKFDIPKESTVDKRIQSLKKKNSGDDNSPKYVKQSSNNNIVISDIKNDKPKIEFN; this comes from the coding sequence ATGAGAACGATTCTGTTCATCTCAATTATTTGTCTTGTTGCTATTTGCAATGGTCATAGAAATTTTCCAAAAAGAAACAATTACTTACAGTACTTAAGATCACAAACATTCATGCAGGAAAAagcgaaaaataaaaagttaaacgAAAATTATTCTGAAGATATAAACGAATTTGATGAATACGAAGCGGATGAATCTGAGTGGGTAAGAGATGACGAGAAAAGAGGAAAAGGAATACAAAGAAAGGGATCTATTTACAATACTAGGGAGAACGACGATGACAGGaaagatgaaaataaattagtatttaagaatattgaaaaagaattaaatagCATAGAAGTGCTAAATGATGAACGAAAAGTGAATCTTACAGGAGGAGGAAGAGAATGCTCTGTTAATGAAAAAGGTACTTTAGATGTATCAATAAATTCTAGTgatattttcaatttaaataaatacatggTAGAAATTACATCATCttctatattaattaaagagttaaataatgataaagtTGTAGTTAAAGATTTACCATTTAAGCATATTAAACTACCAATAGAAACTATTGAAGAAACTAGGGAATGCtggaatataaaattaatcaaggaaaaaattcttttctgtgaaaaaaaaaaagaagatagaGATAGATGGAttactaatatattaaaagccttattttgttataattcaaataatttaaccATTGAAGAATGGAACAAAGACATTAACACTAAATTTGATATACCCAAAGAATCAACAGTTGACAAAAGAATACAgtccttaaaaaaaaagaacagcGGTGATGATAATTCTCCAAAATATGTGAAACAATCTAGCAACAATAATATAGTAATTTCGGATATAAAGAACGACAAACCGAAAATTGAATTTAACTAG
- the PmUG01_05020400 gene encoding cytochrome c oxidase assembly protein, putative: MLSVKEDLPHRKASNSCKKILNDMIACYQNTICYKKQNSTFEECLHNHDLKEIDENCIILRKAYAQCRRNLLNGNFKLIGNPLSR; the protein is encoded by the coding sequence atGCTTAGTGTAAAGGAGGACTTACCTCATAGGAAGGCATCAAATTCAtgtaagaaaattttaaatgatatgATAGCATGTTATCAAAATACAATTTGttataaaaagcaaaattcGACCTTTGAGGAATGTTTACATAATCACGACTTGAAAGAAATTGATGAAAACTGCATTATTTTGAGGAAAGCGTATGCTCAATGTCGCCGTAATTTACTGAACGGAAATTTTAAACTGATCGGCAATCCCTTGTCAAGATAA
- the KRI1 gene encoding protein KRI1, putative produces the protein MKNNIEKGKIKKLKKKIKCSDKEEKEGVSSRASKRTIYSKKKKLRVKEKKERKKNTGENVIVHSDKELNDEPDALKDYNNNSISNSGNNSNSNNSNNSDSNNNNSEGCLVYNDSMDGEELGDKKKGREKGKEHNEKNKSKSGIKNDFIKTNEEEEVTLSSDENSSSSDEDHDGLLLTSKFKKKFSDLLLKLKNKDTNLLDKKEEFFFHDSDFDTDVSNDDVTKQSEEENDINEKKVNNVLINFKNCGQNGQNGQNEQNEQNEQNEQNEQNEQNEQNGCRDQNEQYGQNDKKNKEAKYFLNYSDYFKNILLKEGSQAFDKEEEELLSKEKEICSGKNKKSYLEEQEELKKKIHEACKIAEEQNDNAESDNFFTVKEKNEKEIMEEKMYYENFLKTSKVPMKEEDNLLKEYWKDNLNKDEEFLRDYILKEMWREDKIHNPYEEIDEIDEEELEKAERFEKTYNFRYEEQNGNVINSIPRKIGNSVRQDLKKKKKKEKRREKRKKQRERKKKILDELKKEKNNINTDKKNTTNNTTKTNTPVNVYTDDNNKSGGFMNNDTRKADKGHNWTVHSTHCKGSMKSEKDVDKYNNSNYVDDSGYIDDNNHNDVNDLWFLCDECEHPINPLSYVYECTTCENFALCKKCFKKTIHEHKLNKLLVPRNCVPPENYGNSNIVKNENSQFNNNNEHVHNNNNNLYNSYDQMEYLENDSSGYEDLIDDMPIRFKYIKVKPKSFKLTTDFILKTDDATLNKMAPIKYISPYL, from the exons atgaaaaataatatagaaaagggcaaaataaagaaattaaaaaaaaaaattaagtgtTCAGATAAAGAAGAGAAAGAAGGAGTATCCTCGAGAGCGAGTAAAAGGAcgatatattcaaaaaaaaagaaattacgtgttaaggaaaaaaaagaaaggaaaaaaaacaCAGGTGAAAATGTTATCGTTCATTCGGATAAGGAATTGAACGATGAACCAGATGCTTTAAaggattataataataatagtattagTAACAGTGgtaataacagtaacagtaataatagtaataatagtgatagcaataataataattctgaAGGTTGTCTTGTATATAATGACTCCATGGATGGAGAAGAATTAGgcgataaaaaaaaaggaagggaaaagggaaaagaacataatgaaaaaaataaatcaaagaGTGGCATTAAGaatgattttattaaaactaaCGAGGAGGAAGAGGTAACATTAAGTAGTGATGAGAATAGTTCGAGTAGTGATGAAGATCATGATGGGTTACTATTAACATcgaaatttaagaaaaaatttagtgACCTTTTGcttaaattgaaaaataaagatacaAATTTGTTGGACAAAAAagaggaatttttttttcatgataGCGATTTTGATACCGACGTATCGAATGACGATGTAACAAAACAGAgtgaagaagaaaatgatataaatgaaaaaaaa gtgaacaatgtacttataaatttcaaaaattgtGGGCAAAATGGGCAAAATGGGCAAAATGAGCAAAATGagcaaaatgaacaaaatgagcaaaatgaacaaaatgagcaaaatgaacaaaatgggTGCAGAGATCAAAATGAGCAATATGgacaaaatgataaaaagaataaagaagCGAAATATTTCCTGAACTATTcagattattttaaaaacatattgtTAAAAGAAGGATCGCAGGCTTTTGATAAGGAAGAGGAAGAGTTACTAAgtaaagaaaaggaaatatgttcaggaaaaaataaaaagagttATTTGGAGGAGCaggaagaattaaaaaaaaaaatacatgaagCTTGCAAAATTGCAGAGGAGCAAAATGACAATGCTGAGagtgataatttttttacagttaaagaaaaaaatgaaaaggaaataatggaagagaaaatgtattatgaaaattttctaaaaacGTCAAAAGTACCTATGAAAGAAGAAGacaatttattaaaagaatattggaaagataatttaaataaagatGAAGAATTTTTACGagattatattttaaaagaaatgtgGAGAGAGGATAAAATCCATAATCCTTATGAAGAAATAGATGAAATTGATGAAGAAGAATTAGAAAAAGCTGAACGTTTTGAAAAAACGTACAATTTTCGTTATGAAGAACAAAATGGGAATGTTATAAATTCAATTCCACGTAAAATAGGCAATAGTGTAAGACAAGacttaaaaaagaaaaaaaagaaggaaaaaagaagggaaaaaagaaaaaaacagagagagagaaaaaaaaaaattttagatgaattaaaaaaagaaaaaaataatattaatactgATAAAAAGAATACTACTAATAATACGACAAAAACCAATACACCGGTGAATGTTTACACTGATGATAATAACAAAAGTGGGGGATTTATGAATAATGATACCAGGAAAGCTGACAAAGGACACAATTGGACAGTACATAGTACTCATTGCAAAGGGAGTATGAAATCAGAAAAAGATGTagacaaatataataattcaaattatGTAGATGATAGTGGTTATATTGACGATAATAACCATAATGATGTTAACGATTTATGGTTTTTGTGTGATGAATGTGAACACCCTATTAATCCTCTAAGTTACGTTTATGAATGTACAACTTGTGAAAATTTTgcattatgtaaaaaatgcttcaaaaaaacaattcatgagcataaattaaataaactatTAGTACCTAGAAATTGTGTACCTCCAGAAAATTATGGAAATAGCAATATTGTGAAGAATGAAAATTCCCAATTTAACAATAACAATGAACatgttcataataataataataatttgtacAATAGCTATGACCAAATggaatatttagaaaatgaTTCAAGCGGTTACGAGGATTTAATTGATGATATGCCTATTagatttaaatatattaaagtaaaaCCAAAATCGTTCAAACTTACTActgattttattttgaaaacaGACGATGcaacattaaataaaatggcTCCAATAAAGTATATTTCTCCATATCTGTAG
- the PmUG01_05020600 gene encoding conserved Plasmodium protein, unknown function has translation MKNNVQEEEKKKTGFCKKCCSKMYRGLKGPSVAHSVLFGVFGGLFYYGCYYFYRYLKITYFDTLHVSNESRRRFMEKQMLFYNDEGYNLSMKYIGNLCKYYDPVALRLPFQPLDDKYRL, from the exons atgaaaaataacgTACAGGAAgaggaaaagaagaaaacag gtttttgcaaaaaatgcTGCAGCAAAATGTACAGAGGACTTAAAGGTCCAAGCGTAGCGCACAGTGTCCTATTCGGAGTATTTGGAG GCTTGTTTTATTATGGAtgttattacttttatagaTATTTAAAAATCACCTACTTCGACACATTACATGTGTCAAATGAAAGTAGAAGAAGATTTATGGAGAAGCAAATGTTATTTTACAATGATGAGGGTTATAATTTGTCTATGAAATATATTG GAAACTTATGCAAATACTATGATCCAGTTGCATTAAGGCTACCTTTTCAACCTCT gGATGATAAATATAGGCTCTAA
- the PmUG01_05020700 gene encoding conserved protein, unknown function — MPKKKKNSKKKNGTQYLNPKIATAVLLCSCYFFHSIFGVVYVIVVLIAIIFLNLESNKDSRGSSISAYSIFNKGKRYLVGDLRMNQIETELRNVKYKNDDSDENILRYNDIDKNKMYIKGSSKYNNKLCTCGSNKKFKKCCGRIKNDSSDF; from the coding sequence ATGccgaaaaaaaagaagaattcaaaaaagaagaatggTACGCAATACTTAAACCCGAAAATCGCAACAGCTGTTCTGTTATGTTCATGTTACTTTTTCCATAGCATATTCGGTGTTGTATATGTAATAGTTGTTTTAATAGccatcatatttttaaatttagaaaGTAATAAAGACAGTAGAGGTAGTAGTATAAGCGCCTATTCAATATTTAATAAGGGGAAACGATATTTAGTTGGTGACTTAAGAATGAATCAAATAGAAACAGAATTACGAAatgtgaaatataaaaatgatgataGCGATGAGAATATTTTAAGGTATAATGATATCgacaaaaacaaaatgtatattaaaggATCAtcgaaatataataataaattatgcaCATGCGGAtctaacaaaaaatttaaaaagtgtTGTGGTAGGATAAAGAATGATTCGTCagatttttaa